In Prunus dulcis chromosome 2, ALMONDv2, whole genome shotgun sequence, a single genomic region encodes these proteins:
- the LOC117618811 gene encoding dof zinc finger protein DOF3.6: protein MVFSSVPVYMDPPNWQQQQTNHQQQGGCNDQNNHQLPPPPPQEAGCNSEGGGSGSSSIRPGSMSDRARLAKMPQPETALKCPRCESINTKFCYFNNYSLSQPRHFCKTCRRYWTRGGALRSVPVGGGCRRNKRSKGSGGSSRSKSPAAAGNSSSSTVNSSNSCSTSDNIIGHLAHPPPHQLPFLPSMHHLGDYGSGDMIGLNNFGGMNQPADVEFQQHQFGSDRLTVRPNLGINMINTEHWRSSLLQHQVQQFPNFLANLEPPTSSHGMYQFEGGNVHQNVGLLPMSKPLDSVGPGVAATQMANVKMEDNNHQALNLSRNFLGSLGNDHHQYWGNNGAGGNAWTDLSGFTTSSSTSHLL, encoded by the exons ATGGTTTTCTCATCTGTTCCCGTCTATATGGATCCACCCAACTGGCAACAACAG CAAACAAATCATCAACAACAAGGAGGTTGTAATGATCAGAATAATCATCAGCTTCCTCCGCCCCCACCTCAAGAAGCTGGATGTAATTCAGAAGGTGGCGGCAGCGGCTCAAGCTCGATCAGGCCTGGATCCATGTCTGATCGAGCCCGGCTAGCCAAGATGCCGCAGCCAGAGACTGCACTGAAATGCCCTCGATGTGAATCCATAAACACCAAGTTTTGCTACTTCAACAATTACAGCCTTTCACAGCCTCGTCACTTCTGCAAGACCTGCAGGCGCTACTGGACCAGAGGAGGAGCGTTGAGAAGTGTGCCGGTCGGAGGAGGCTGTcgaagaaacaaaagaagcaaagGCAGCGGCGGCAGCAGCAGGTCAAAATCTCCTGCCGCAGCCGGTAATTCCAGCTCAAGCACAGTCAACTCTTCCAACAGCTGCAGCACCAGTGACAATATCATAGGCCATTTGGCTCATCCACCACCCCATCAATTACCCTTTTTACCCTCTATGCATCATCTTGGTGATTATGGTTCCGGGGACATGATAGGGTTAAATAATTTTGGGGGCATGAACCAACCTGCTGATGTTGAATTTCAACAGCATCAGTTTGGCTCGGACCGGTTGACGGTCCGGCCAAATTTAGGCATCAACATGATCAACACTGAGCATTGGAGATCATCACTGCTTCAGCATCAAGTTCAGCAATTTCCTAATTTCTTGGCTAATTTGGAACCACCAACTAGTTCTCATGGGATGTACCAATTTGAAGGTGGAAATGTTCATCAAAATGTTGGCCTCCTTCCAATGTCTAAGCCATTGGATTCTGTGGGTCCTGGGGTTGCTGCTACTCAGATGGCTAATGTGAAGATGGAAGACAATAATCATCAAGCATTGAATTTGtcaagaaattttttgggCAGCCTTGGAAATGATCATCACCAATACTGGGGTAATAATGGTGCTGGTGGCAATGCTTGGACCGATCTTTCTGGTTTCACTACTTCTTCTTCCACCAGCCATCTCTTATGA